A region of Lichenibacterium dinghuense DNA encodes the following proteins:
- a CDS encoding IS630 family transposase (programmed frameshift) → MPRALSVDLRERVLAAVEAGSSCRQAAERFGVGIATAIRWQARFRAEGVVAAKPMGGDQRSRNIEAHAEMILQACEAEPQAYLRELRESLREKGVSTSTSGLHRFFVRHKISRKGDLHAAEQSRSDVMKAREDWFEGQLDVDPERVVFLDETAAATNMTRRHGRARRGERCRIAVPHGHYKTTTVTAALRGSGPFAIELMDGATNGARFLAYVTDVLIPALKPGDTVVMDNLSAHKVKGVRETIETAGARLLYLPAYSPDFNPIENAFAKLKALLRTAAARTVTDLRVAIREAFTRFTPDECRNYLAAAGYDAYDPT, encoded by the exons ATGCCAAGAGCCCTGTCTGTGGACCTACGCGAGCGTGTTCTGGCCGCTGTCGAGGCGGGCTCCTCCTGCCGCCAGGCGGCCGAGCGTTTCGGTGTCGGGATCGCGACGGCGATCCGCTGGCAAGCCCGCTTCCGGGCCGAGGGCGTGGTCGCGGCCAAGCCGATGGGCGGAGACCAGCGCTCCCGCAACATCGAGGCCCACGCGGAGATGATCCTGCAGGCGTGCGAGGCGGAGCCGCAGGCGTACCTGCGCGAGCTGCGTGAAAGCTTGCGCGAGAAGGGTGTCAGCACGAGCACGAGCGGGCTGCACCGCTTCTTCGTGCGCCACAAGATCAGCCGTAAAG GGGATCTGCACGCCGCCGAGCAAAGCCGTTCCGACGTGATGAAGGCGCGCGAGGACTGGTTCGAGGGTCAACTCGACGTGGACCCCGAGCGGGTCGTCTTTCTCGATGAGACAGCGGCGGCCACCAACATGACCCGCCGCCATGGCCGGGCGAGGCGTGGCGAGCGCTGCCGCATCGCGGTGCCGCACGGGCACTACAAGACCACCACGGTCACGGCGGCCCTGCGGGGAAGCGGTCCCTTTGCGATCGAACTGATGGACGGCGCCACAAACGGGGCGCGGTTTCTGGCCTACGTCACCGACGTCCTCATCCCGGCCCTCAAGCCCGGCGACACGGTCGTGATGGACAACCTGAGCGCTCACAAGGTGAAAGGCGTGCGGGAGACTATCGAAACAGCGGGGGCTCGCTTGCTCTACCTTCCGGCATACAGCCCTGACTTCAATCCTATCGAGAACGCCTTCGCCAAGCTGAAGGCCTTGCTTCGCACAGCGGCGGCCCGCACCGTCACGGATCTGCGCGTCGCCATCCGGGAAGCCTTTACCCGCTTCACTCCTGACGAGTGCCGTAACTACCTCGCCGCGGCTGGCTACGATGCCTACGACCCAACCTGA
- a CDS encoding adenylate/guanylate cyclase domain-containing protein, with protein sequence MPDPSPLLRWLPRSGRALAAGFIALGLFLLASVLFSFQQQGDDALLRHALEVEVDLGDLRSALLGAEVGQRSYLLTGKSEFLAPYRDASAQLDRLLDRLARAVHGDAGQDALFTELQDAVARRRSELAATLALQDGGDQAGALRAVGSQAGLELMNDIHAFVLRMDDAQDRLVIARQDAMRGIKLATSVTTAVSLVLMGLVALAALAEVRKRARLARFLPAEVATRLADGESGLLQGRSGPATVAFVDVRGFTALAERLTPEALSTSLAAFRGTVSDAARSCGGMVDKFIGDGALVVFGALDGDQASAGNALRFAEALRAALPPLLGGAAFRVGVGIHHGEVFCGIVGGAERQEFTVLGDMVNVASRIEEATKAFGADLLVSEAVLRAAGADRGAWRDVSRAPLRGRSESIALYAPQLSREVAAVGGVTTPSCAPASPGLEQLRR encoded by the coding sequence TTGCCCGATCCATCCCCTCTGCTCCGGTGGCTCCCCCGCTCGGGTCGCGCGCTCGCCGCCGGCTTCATCGCGCTGGGCCTGTTCCTCCTCGCCTCCGTGCTGTTCTCGTTTCAGCAGCAGGGTGACGACGCGCTGCTGCGCCACGCGCTGGAGGTCGAGGTCGACCTCGGCGACCTCCGCTCGGCCCTGCTCGGCGCCGAAGTGGGACAGCGCTCCTATCTCCTGACCGGCAAGTCGGAGTTCCTTGCCCCCTACCGCGACGCCTCGGCCCAGCTCGACCGGCTGCTCGACAGGCTCGCGCGCGCGGTCCACGGCGACGCCGGCCAGGACGCACTCTTCACGGAACTGCAGGACGCCGTGGCGCGCCGGCGCTCGGAGCTGGCCGCCACTCTGGCGCTCCAGGACGGGGGCGACCAGGCCGGCGCGCTGCGCGCCGTCGGGAGCCAAGCCGGCCTCGAGCTGATGAACGACATCCACGCGTTCGTACTCCGCATGGACGACGCGCAGGACCGCCTCGTCATCGCGCGGCAGGACGCCATGCGCGGGATCAAGCTCGCAACCTCGGTCACCACCGCGGTCTCGCTCGTACTGATGGGCCTCGTCGCCCTCGCGGCCCTGGCTGAGGTGCGCAAGCGGGCCCGCCTCGCCCGCTTCTTGCCCGCCGAGGTCGCGACCCGCCTGGCGGACGGCGAGAGCGGCTTGCTCCAAGGGCGCAGCGGGCCCGCCACAGTCGCCTTCGTCGACGTGCGCGGCTTCACCGCGCTCGCGGAGCGACTGACGCCCGAGGCGCTGTCGACATCGCTGGCCGCCTTTCGCGGCACCGTGTCGGATGCGGCGCGGAGCTGCGGCGGCATGGTCGACAAGTTCATCGGCGACGGCGCGCTCGTGGTCTTCGGCGCTCTCGACGGCGACCAGGCCTCGGCGGGCAACGCCCTGCGCTTCGCCGAGGCGCTGCGGGCGGCCCTGCCGCCCCTGCTCGGAGGTGCGGCCTTCCGCGTCGGCGTCGGCATCCACCACGGCGAGGTGTTCTGCGGCATCGTCGGCGGCGCCGAACGGCAGGAGTTCACCGTGCTGGGCGACATGGTGAACGTCGCCTCACGCATCGAGGAGGCTACCAAGGCCTTCGGAGCCGACCTGCTCGTGTCCGAGGCCGTGCTGCGCGCGGCCGGCGCCGACCGCGGCGCGTGGCGGGACGTGAGCCGCGCGCCGCTGCGGGGCCGGAGCGAGAGCATCGCGCTATATGCGCCGCAGTTGTCCCGCGAGGTGGCGGCAGTCGGCGGCGTCACCACGCCGTCATGCGCGCCGGCTAGCCCAGGCCTCGAACAGCTACGGAGGTGA
- a CDS encoding IS91 family transposase, translating into MSRPALEIADIFRRHGAAWRAAHAGHVSLDQLKVMSAIETCRTAALGGHVEACEGCRHTRVAYNSCRNRHCPKCQGAAAREWLAAREADLLPFGYFHVVFTVPAAVADIAFTNKAAAYDLLFRAASETMLTIAADPRHLGARIGITAVLHTWGSALTHHPHVHMIVPGGGISLDGTRWVPSRPAFLLPVHVLGKLFRRLFLTGLSALHATGQLRFHGDRAGLSDPQAFERHLAPVRAAKWVVYSKPPFGGPEAVLAYLSRYTHRVAIGNRRLIGMDEDGVTFRYKDYRRDGDARHRTMTLSADEFIRRFLVHVLPKGFHRIRHYGLLATGRCKANIARARELLPAPAPPEVPKPASSAERRIPCPCCGGRMLVIESVEGTVRARAPPQHRWRAG; encoded by the coding sequence GTGTCGCGCCCCGCGCTGGAGATCGCCGACATCTTCCGCCGGCACGGTGCGGCCTGGCGCGCCGCCCATGCCGGCCACGTCAGCCTCGACCAGCTCAAGGTGATGTCGGCCATCGAGACCTGCCGCACCGCGGCGCTCGGCGGCCACGTCGAGGCTTGCGAGGGCTGTCGCCACACCCGCGTCGCCTACAACTCCTGCCGCAACCGGCACTGCCCCAAGTGCCAGGGCGCGGCCGCGCGCGAGTGGCTGGCGGCGCGCGAGGCCGATCTGCTGCCCTTCGGCTACTTCCACGTGGTGTTCACGGTGCCGGCCGCAGTGGCCGACATCGCCTTCACCAACAAGGCCGCGGCCTACGACCTGCTGTTCCGGGCGGCATCCGAGACCATGCTGACGATCGCCGCCGACCCGCGCCACCTCGGCGCCCGCATCGGCATTACGGCCGTGCTCCACACCTGGGGCTCGGCGCTGACCCACCATCCGCACGTCCACATGATCGTGCCGGGCGGCGGCATCTCGCTCGATGGCACGCGCTGGGTGCCGTCGCGGCCGGCCTTCCTGCTGCCCGTCCATGTGCTCGGCAAGCTGTTCCGTCGCTTGTTCCTCACCGGCCTGAGCGCACTCCACGCCACGGGCCAGCTCCGCTTCCATGGCGACAGGGCCGGGCTGAGCGACCCGCAGGCCTTCGAGCGTCACCTCGCGCCCGTCAGGGCGGCGAAGTGGGTCGTCTACAGCAAGCCACCCTTCGGCGGCCCCGAGGCCGTGCTGGCCTACCTGTCGCGCTACACGCACCGCGTCGCCATCGGCAACCGGCGCCTGATCGGGATGGACGAGGACGGCGTCACCTTCCGCTACAAAGACTATCGCCGCGACGGCGACGCCCGCCACCGCACCATGACGCTGTCGGCCGACGAATTCATCCGCCGCTTCCTGGTGCACGTCCTGCCCAAGGGCTTTCACCGCATCCGCCACTACGGCCTGCTCGCCACGGGCCGATGCAAGGCCAACATAGCCCGCGCCCGCGAGCTGCTCCCCGCCCCCGCACCGCCCGAGGTGCCCAAGCCGGCGTCGTCGGCCGAGCGGCGCATCCCGTGCCCCTGCTGCGGCGGGCGCATGCTGGTGATCGAAAGCGTCGAGGGCACGGTCCGCGCCAGGGCGCCACCCCAGCACCGATGGAGAGCCGGATGA
- a CDS encoding tyrosine-type recombinase/integrase has product MSQQQTSASVSPLRRRMLDDMAMRGLHEDTQRNYIMSVRNFAAFLGRSPETATAEDVRRFQIHQADTGVQAPTINNAVSGLRFLFNVTLDRPDLSRRLVLVRYAQKLPTVLNVEEVGRLLEAARGPKYRAALGVAYGAGLRVSEVVGLRAGDIDSTRMLIRVEQGKGRKDRNAMLSPQLLELLRQWWREGRRRGVMLPEGWLFPGKNSLEPLSTRQLCRAVHEAAETAGIRKRVSPHTLRHSFATHLLEQDVDIRVIQVLLGHSKLNTTALYARVATRTIRAVTSPLERLKLLMEGADTGA; this is encoded by the coding sequence ATGTCCCAGCAACAAACCTCCGCTTCCGTCAGCCCGCTCCGTCGCCGCATGCTCGATGACATGGCCATGCGCGGTCTGCACGAGGATACCCAGCGCAACTACATCATGTCGGTGCGGAACTTCGCGGCCTTTCTGGGCCGCTCGCCCGAGACCGCCACGGCCGAAGACGTCCGCCGCTTCCAGATCCATCAGGCCGACACCGGGGTGCAGGCGCCCACCATCAATAACGCGGTGTCGGGTCTGCGCTTCCTGTTCAACGTCACGCTGGACCGGCCGGACCTGTCGCGCCGCCTCGTCCTGGTGCGCTACGCCCAGAAGCTGCCGACCGTGCTGAACGTCGAGGAGGTCGGACGGCTGCTCGAAGCGGCGCGCGGCCCGAAGTACAGGGCCGCGCTCGGGGTGGCCTACGGGGCCGGCCTGCGCGTGTCCGAGGTGGTGGGGCTCAGGGCCGGCGACATCGACAGCACCCGCATGCTGATCCGCGTCGAACAGGGCAAGGGGCGCAAGGACCGCAACGCGATGCTGTCGCCGCAGCTGCTGGAGCTGCTTCGGCAGTGGTGGCGCGAGGGCCGGCGCCGCGGCGTCATGCTGCCCGAGGGTTGGCTGTTCCCCGGCAAGAACAGCCTGGAGCCGCTTTCGACGCGCCAGCTCTGCCGCGCCGTCCACGAGGCCGCCGAGACGGCAGGGATCAGGAAGCGCGTCTCGCCCCACACGCTGCGCCACAGCTTCGCCACCCACCTGCTCGAGCAGGACGTCGACATTCGCGTGATCCAGGTCCTGCTCGGCCATTCCAAGCTCAACACGACCGCGCTCTACGCCCGCGTGGCGACCCGCACCATCCGGGCCGTCACCAGCCCGCTCGAGCGCCTCAAGCTGCTGATGGAGGGCGCCGACACCGGGGCCTGA
- a CDS encoding MDR family MFS transporter: protein MHPDTEKASLRQWLAVAAAILGAFTAILDIQITNSSLSDIEGALGASSDEGSWISTAYLMAEIIVIPLTGWLGSVFGLRRYLAVNTGLFIGFSVACALSTSLPEMILFRAGQGFTGGVLIPTAITIVRTRLPKSQQAVGIAFFGLTATFAPAIGPTVGGWLTDNLSWHYIFYLNLVPGPLALALQLYALDPAPLKLGELAKGDWLGISLMATGLPALTFVLEEGQRKDWFGSPIIVEGAALAVLGIGGFILRELMAERPFINLRVLKNRSVGGGCLLMTVLGAVSFGSIYVIPVYCAQIQGYNAEQIGYVVMWSGLPQLVLFPAMPLLMKRFDPRLLVVAGTLLFALSCFINVGLTHDVGMDQLILPQLLRAAGQPLFTVPLSQMSTAGLAPRDTADASALSNMMRNLGGSIGIAMLSTMIDRREHMHFSVLAEAITRNAVLTQSRLAVMTHAMQAHVVDPIAAQAQALGLIASQARREAYVMAYSDAFWIIAVGLIVSLAAIPLLKKPQRATGPIEAH from the coding sequence ATGCATCCAGACACCGAGAAGGCCTCGCTGCGCCAATGGCTCGCCGTCGCGGCGGCGATCCTCGGCGCCTTCACGGCCATCCTGGACATCCAGATCACCAATTCGTCGCTCAGCGACATCGAGGGCGCGCTCGGCGCTTCCTCGGACGAGGGCAGCTGGATCTCCACCGCCTACTTGATGGCGGAAATCATCGTGATCCCGCTGACGGGCTGGCTCGGCTCGGTCTTCGGCCTGCGGCGCTACCTCGCGGTCAACACGGGCCTGTTCATTGGCTTCTCGGTCGCCTGCGCGCTGTCGACGAGCCTGCCGGAGATGATCCTGTTCCGCGCCGGCCAGGGCTTCACCGGCGGCGTGCTCATCCCCACCGCCATCACCATCGTGCGGACGCGCCTGCCGAAGTCCCAGCAGGCGGTCGGCATCGCCTTCTTCGGCCTCACCGCCACCTTCGCGCCCGCCATCGGCCCGACGGTCGGCGGCTGGCTGACCGACAACCTGTCCTGGCACTACATCTTCTACCTGAACCTCGTACCCGGCCCCCTCGCCCTGGCGCTGCAGCTCTACGCGCTCGATCCCGCGCCGTTGAAGCTCGGCGAGCTGGCGAAGGGCGACTGGCTCGGCATCAGCCTGATGGCGACGGGCCTGCCGGCGCTGACCTTCGTGCTGGAGGAAGGGCAGCGCAAGGACTGGTTCGGCTCGCCGATCATCGTCGAGGGCGCCGCGCTGGCCGTGCTCGGCATCGGCGGCTTCATCCTGCGCGAGCTGATGGCGGAGCGGCCATTCATCAACCTGCGCGTCCTCAAGAACCGCTCGGTCGGCGGCGGCTGCCTGCTGATGACGGTGCTGGGTGCCGTGTCGTTCGGCTCGATCTACGTCATCCCGGTCTATTGCGCGCAGATCCAGGGCTACAATGCCGAGCAGATCGGCTACGTGGTGATGTGGAGCGGCCTGCCGCAGCTCGTGCTGTTTCCCGCCATGCCGCTGCTGATGAAGCGCTTCGATCCGCGGCTCCTGGTGGTGGCCGGCACGCTTCTCTTCGCGCTGAGCTGCTTCATCAACGTCGGCCTCACCCACGACGTCGGCATGGACCAGCTGATCCTGCCGCAGCTGCTGCGCGCCGCCGGCCAGCCGCTGTTCACCGTTCCACTGTCGCAGATGTCGACGGCGGGCCTCGCGCCGCGCGACACCGCCGACGCCTCCGCCTTATCCAACATGATGCGCAATCTCGGCGGCTCGATCGGCATCGCCATGCTGTCGACGATGATCGATCGGCGCGAGCACATGCATTTCTCGGTGCTGGCCGAGGCCATAACGCGCAACGCCGTGCTCACTCAGTCTCGCCTCGCCGTCATGACACATGCGATGCAGGCCCACGTGGTCGACCCCATCGCAGCACAGGCTCAAGCGCTCGGGTTGATCGCGTCCCAGGCGCGGCGCGAGGCTTACGTCATGGCCTACAGCGACGCCTTCTGGATCATCGCAGTCGGGCTCATCGTCAGCCTCGCCGCCATCCCGCTCCTGAAGAAGCCGCAAAGAGCGACCGGACCGATCGAAGCTCACTGA
- a CDS encoding HlyD family secretion protein has translation MARSASPDPVPAPLDKLPETPTSPQRAAAPQPGLPAAPLPAPVALTTQPPRKGGTKKLVLAAVLLAGIGYGGHTGWHWWTVGRFQETTDNAFLQADKVTVSPRIAGFVTAVAVGDNQPVRAGDVIATIDDRDARIQVEGARAELEKARAQVEGYHAAVVQQAATVASAQADIVNAEAGLAFSTQEAKRYADLLTAGAGTSQRAQQTDADLRQHRATLDKDRAALDAAQKQVHTYEALAASAVAGVASAQAKLDGAELNLGYTTIRAPVDGVVGDRSVRVGQMVGAGTGLLTVVPMGRDIYLVANFKETQLGDMKVGQSVEFIVDAFGDHAFRGTVDSFSPGTGAQFALLPPENATGNFTKVVQRVPVKIRLATDDPMLDRLRPGLSVEATVETRGDARPSHSLVGLAATR, from the coding sequence TTGGCGCGCAGCGCCTCGCCCGACCCCGTGCCGGCACCGCTCGACAAGCTGCCTGAAACCCCGACCTCGCCCCAGCGGGCAGCCGCACCTCAGCCTGGCTTACCCGCGGCACCCCTGCCTGCGCCGGTCGCGCTGACGACTCAGCCGCCGCGCAAGGGCGGCACCAAGAAGCTGGTGCTCGCCGCCGTGCTGCTCGCCGGCATCGGCTACGGCGGCCACACCGGCTGGCACTGGTGGACGGTCGGACGCTTCCAGGAGACGACCGACAACGCCTTCTTGCAGGCCGACAAGGTGACGGTGTCGCCCCGCATCGCGGGCTTCGTCACCGCGGTGGCGGTCGGCGACAACCAGCCGGTCCGCGCCGGCGACGTGATCGCGACGATCGACGACCGCGACGCCCGCATCCAGGTCGAGGGTGCCCGAGCGGAACTGGAGAAGGCGCGCGCGCAGGTCGAAGGCTATCACGCCGCGGTGGTGCAGCAGGCCGCCACCGTGGCCTCCGCCCAGGCCGACATCGTCAACGCCGAAGCCGGCCTCGCCTTCTCGACCCAGGAAGCCAAGCGCTACGCCGACCTCCTCACCGCGGGTGCCGGCACGTCGCAACGTGCCCAGCAGACGGATGCCGACCTGCGCCAGCACCGGGCGACGCTCGACAAGGACAGGGCGGCGCTCGACGCCGCGCAGAAGCAGGTCCACACCTACGAGGCGCTGGCCGCCAGTGCGGTCGCGGGCGTCGCGTCGGCGCAGGCCAAGCTCGATGGCGCGGAACTCAACCTCGGCTACACGACGATCCGCGCCCCGGTCGACGGCGTGGTGGGCGACCGCTCGGTGCGGGTCGGCCAGATGGTGGGGGCGGGCACGGGGCTGCTGACCGTCGTGCCGATGGGCCGCGACATCTACCTCGTCGCCAACTTCAAGGAGACGCAGCTCGGCGACATGAAGGTCGGTCAATCGGTGGAGTTCATCGTGGACGCCTTCGGCGACCACGCGTTCCGCGGCACGGTGGACAGCTTCTCGCCCGGCACGGGCGCGCAGTTCGCCCTGCTGCCGCCCGAGAACGCCACCGGCAACTTCACCAAGGTGGTGCAGCGCGTGCCGGTGAAGATCCGCCTCGCCACGGACGACCCGATGCTCGACCGCCTGCGGCCGGGCCTGTCGGTCGAGGCCACGGTGGAGACGCGCGGCGACGCGCGGCCGAGCCACAGCCTCGTCGGCTTGGCCGCGACACGCTGA
- a CDS encoding TetR/AcrR family transcriptional regulator, with amino-acid sequence MEIAAAMFMERGFDATTIDAVAEAASVGKATLYARYRDKAALFAAVFQRQIDRWLAVSAPDSLPSGARVEDVLVAMGRRMVDAALAPEAIAINRIVTAQALRFPDLARMVQREGWQRSSAAVAAVIDRFVIDGQITVDDSNLAADLFLALVLGRLSRLAMLGIETDAEEIERRVEAAVSLFLNGISGLCRGRRETPSASSTTSDRVRS; translated from the coding sequence GTGGAGATCGCGGCCGCCATGTTCATGGAGCGCGGCTTCGACGCCACGACCATCGACGCCGTGGCGGAAGCGGCCAGCGTCGGCAAGGCGACGCTCTACGCGCGCTACCGCGACAAAGCCGCGCTCTTCGCCGCGGTGTTCCAGCGTCAAATCGACCGGTGGCTGGCGGTCAGCGCGCCGGACTCGCTGCCGTCGGGGGCTCGCGTCGAAGACGTGCTGGTCGCGATGGGGCGCCGCATGGTGGACGCTGCCCTTGCCCCCGAAGCCATCGCGATCAATCGGATCGTCACCGCACAGGCGCTGCGGTTCCCGGATCTGGCCCGCATGGTCCAACGCGAAGGCTGGCAACGTTCGAGCGCAGCCGTGGCGGCCGTGATCGACCGATTCGTGATCGATGGGCAGATCACGGTCGACGACAGCAACTTGGCGGCCGACCTGTTTCTCGCCCTGGTGCTGGGACGCCTCAGCCGCCTCGCCATGCTGGGGATCGAGACCGACGCGGAGGAGATCGAGCGGCGTGTCGAGGCGGCGGTCTCGCTCTTCCTCAACGGCATATCGGGGTTGTGCCGGGGCCGGCGGGAAACGCCGTCGGCGTCCTCCACGACCTCCGATCGCGTGCGGAGCTAG
- a CDS encoding MATE family efflux transporter, giving the protein MTLALEPSEPSVLRPLLRLAVPIVLANLLQTGYQITDAFWVGRLGAAAVAAVSVSFPVTFLMIALGGGLAVAGATLTAQYAGARDQAMVDHVAAQTMIMVVGTSMVLGSVGVALAPLILKAIGVAPEVYAEALGFLRVSFVGLIFVFAFAMSQALMRGVGRAVAPLAIVAGTVVLNFALDPLLIFGWSPVPAFGVMGAALATLGTQGLATLAAIVLLWRGTYGIRVTPAGLKPDLAYIRRAFRLGFPASIELSARAVGLIVLSFLVTSFGTVTLAAYGIGANVLQVVTIPALGLSTAAAALVGQSIGAGQVERAARTTRLAGALGFMVLTLVGIAAAAAAPAIVGFFVSGDPAVVAEGGRFIRIMAPAWGFIALQLTIVSTFRAAGTMVAAMVLALVSQWVLQFPLAYVLSRPQVLGTAGLWWSFPVTNVLTALAAVGLYLRGDWTTMRLTGTVPAGTAQVIVEAITEDGLPRV; this is encoded by the coding sequence ATGACCTTGGCCCTTGAACCTTCCGAGCCCTCCGTCCTTCGCCCCTTGCTCAGGCTGGCGGTCCCCATCGTCCTCGCAAACCTGCTGCAGACCGGCTACCAGATCACCGACGCCTTCTGGGTCGGGCGCCTCGGCGCCGCGGCGGTCGCGGCCGTATCGGTGAGCTTCCCCGTGACCTTCCTGATGATCGCGCTCGGCGGCGGCCTCGCGGTCGCGGGCGCCACCCTGACGGCGCAATACGCCGGTGCCCGCGACCAGGCCATGGTCGACCATGTGGCGGCCCAGACCATGATCATGGTGGTCGGCACCTCCATGGTGCTGGGGTCGGTCGGCGTCGCCCTGGCGCCGCTGATCCTCAAGGCCATCGGCGTCGCGCCCGAGGTCTACGCCGAAGCCCTGGGCTTCCTGCGGGTGTCCTTCGTCGGGCTGATCTTCGTCTTCGCCTTCGCCATGTCCCAGGCGCTGATGCGCGGCGTCGGGCGGGCCGTGGCGCCGCTCGCCATCGTGGCCGGTACGGTGGTGCTGAACTTCGCGCTCGACCCGCTGCTCATCTTCGGCTGGAGCCCCGTGCCGGCCTTCGGCGTCATGGGGGCCGCGCTGGCAACGCTCGGGACGCAGGGCCTGGCCACGCTGGCGGCCATCGTGCTGCTGTGGCGGGGCACCTACGGCATCCGCGTCACGCCGGCGGGGCTGAAGCCCGACCTCGCCTATATCCGGCGCGCGTTCCGGCTCGGCTTCCCGGCCTCGATCGAGCTGTCGGCGCGGGCGGTCGGCCTCATCGTCCTGTCGTTCCTTGTGACGAGCTTCGGCACCGTCACGCTCGCCGCCTACGGCATCGGCGCGAACGTGCTCCAGGTCGTCACCATCCCGGCGCTCGGCCTGTCGACCGCGGCGGCGGCGCTCGTCGGGCAGAGCATCGGGGCGGGCCAGGTCGAGCGCGCGGCGCGGACCACCCGGCTCGCCGGCGCGCTGGGCTTCATGGTCCTGACCCTGGTGGGAATCGCGGCGGCGGCCGCCGCTCCCGCCATCGTGGGCTTCTTCGTGTCGGGCGATCCCGCCGTCGTGGCCGAGGGCGGGCGCTTCATCCGCATCATGGCGCCCGCCTGGGGCTTCATCGCCCTCCAGCTCACCATCGTGTCGACGTTCCGGGCGGCCGGCACCATGGTGGCCGCGATGGTGCTGGCGCTCGTGTCTCAGTGGGTCCTGCAGTTCCCGCTGGCCTACGTGCTGTCGCGCCCGCAGGTGCTCGGCACCGCGGGGCTGTGGTGGTCCTTCCCCGTCACCAACGTCCTCACGGCGCTGGCGGCGGTCGGCTTGTACCTGCGCGGCGACTGGACGACGATGCGCCTGACCGGCACGGTCCCGGCCGGAACCGCGCAGGTGATCGTCGAGGCCATCACCGAGGACGGGCTGCCCCGCGTCTGA
- a CDS encoding LysR family transcriptional regulator, protein MKGSFTMQIGRSELGELSFFAVVARHRSFKAAGRELGVSASALSQTLRSLEERFGIRLLNRTTRAVVPTEAGQGLLEKLEPALRGIAEAVAAVRDRGGEASGTLRLNVTGTAARLVCAPLVGAFLARHPRVRLEIVTEDRMVDIVAGGFDAGIRFGDTVPRDMAALRIGFAHRFAVVGSPAYFAATPRPATPADLARHRCIRWAFTDGGYMRWRFEKGDEAVEIDVDGPLAANETEVIRQAALDGVGLAYQLEQHLAAPILDGRLVRVLEDWCPPRPGFSLYYPRQRQVPAALRAFIDVARDAG, encoded by the coding sequence ATGAAGGGGAGCTTCACGATGCAGATCGGGCGCAGCGAACTCGGCGAACTCAGCTTCTTCGCCGTCGTGGCGCGGCATCGCAGCTTCAAGGCGGCCGGGCGCGAGCTCGGCGTCTCGGCCTCGGCACTCAGCCAAACGCTGCGGTCGCTCGAGGAGCGCTTCGGCATTCGCCTCCTCAACCGCACCACGCGGGCCGTGGTGCCGACGGAGGCCGGGCAGGGACTGTTGGAGAAGCTGGAGCCGGCGCTGCGGGGCATCGCCGAAGCCGTGGCGGCGGTGCGCGACCGCGGCGGCGAAGCGAGCGGGACGTTGCGCCTCAACGTCACCGGCACGGCGGCGCGCCTCGTCTGCGCGCCCCTGGTGGGCGCCTTCCTGGCGCGCCACCCCCGCGTGCGCCTGGAGATCGTCACGGAGGACCGCATGGTCGACATCGTGGCGGGCGGCTTCGACGCCGGCATCCGCTTCGGCGACACGGTCCCGCGCGACATGGCGGCGCTGCGCATCGGCTTCGCGCACCGCTTCGCGGTGGTGGGCTCGCCGGCCTATTTCGCCGCGACGCCCCGGCCCGCCACACCGGCCGACCTCGCCCGGCACCGCTGCATCCGCTGGGCCTTCACGGATGGCGGCTACATGCGGTGGCGCTTCGAGAAGGGCGACGAGGCGGTCGAGATCGACGTCGACGGCCCGCTGGCGGCGAACGAGACGGAGGTCATTCGGCAGGCGGCGCTCGACGGCGTCGGCCTCGCCTACCAGCTCGAACAGCACCTCGCGGCGCCGATCCTCGATGGACGGCTCGTCCGCGTGCTGGAGGATTGGTGCCCGCCGCGCCCCGGCTTCTCGCTCTACTATCCGCGGCAGCGCCAGGTGCCGGCGGCGCTGCGGGCCTTCATCGACGTCGCGCGCGACGCCGGATGA